Proteins encoded within one genomic window of Pseudalkalibacillus sp. SCS-8:
- a CDS encoding RidA family protein, translating into MKYVHTSKAPEAIGPYSQGMIVNNLFYSSGQIALTPEGTLVGDDLEAQTHQVFANLKAVLEEAGASLETVVKTTVFLKDMGDFPQVNEIYSQYFDTHKPARSCVEVSRLPKDVKIEIEVIALVKS; encoded by the coding sequence ATGAAATATGTCCACACATCCAAAGCACCTGAAGCAATCGGCCCTTATTCTCAAGGAATGATCGTCAATAATCTTTTCTATAGTTCAGGACAGATTGCTTTGACACCAGAAGGGACGCTTGTCGGAGATGATCTTGAAGCCCAAACACATCAAGTGTTCGCCAATTTGAAGGCGGTCTTGGAGGAAGCTGGGGCTTCTCTTGAAACGGTCGTCAAAACAACCGTATTCCTTAAGGATATGGGGGATTTCCCTCAGGTTAATGAAATTTACAGTCAGTATTTCGACACTCATAAACCAGCCCGTTCATGTGTTGAGGTTTCCAGACTCCCTAAAGATGTGAAAATTGAAATTGAAGTCATTGCACTCGTCAAATCATAA
- the veg gene encoding biofilm formation stimulator Veg, which yields MGKTIPDIKRVLEGQVGKRLTLKANGGRRKTIERSGTLEETYPAVFIVKLDQDTNAFERVSYSYADVLTETVEITFAEDTASGMMVSGQ from the coding sequence ATGGGAAAAACAATTCCTGATATAAAACGCGTGTTAGAAGGGCAAGTCGGAAAGCGGCTTACGTTGAAAGCTAACGGAGGACGACGAAAAACCATTGAACGAAGCGGCACCTTAGAAGAAACTTATCCAGCAGTTTTCATTGTAAAATTGGATCAAGATACAAACGCATTCGAACGTGTATCATACAGTTATGCGGATGTGTTGACCGAAACGGTCGAAATTACGTTTGCTGAAGATACGGCGAGCGGTATGATGGTAAGCGGGCAGTAA
- a CDS encoding 50S ribosomal protein L25/general stress protein Ctc, with translation MAIDLDVKPRTDFSRSTTRKLREEGNVPGVFYGNGDSKPIYLDRVNFIKTIRENGRNAVINLKIDNEKHSAMVQDLQIDHLKDLLIHVDFREIDLNEETDADVPVHLVGEAAGVKEGGVVQHFLHEITVRALPADIPSEIEVNIEELNISDAFTVADIMENSSYNIMTDPEEVVVSIAPPTEEPEEEMVEEEDQEPEVINDKEGSEEEEEKEDKKEEE, from the coding sequence ATGGCTATTGATTTAGATGTAAAACCAAGAACTGATTTCAGTCGATCTACTACACGAAAGCTTCGTGAAGAAGGAAACGTTCCAGGCGTTTTCTATGGCAATGGCGATAGTAAGCCGATTTATCTGGACCGTGTTAACTTCATCAAAACCATCCGTGAAAATGGAAGAAATGCTGTCATCAACTTGAAAATTGACAATGAGAAGCATTCTGCAATGGTTCAAGACCTTCAAATCGATCATTTGAAAGATCTCTTGATCCATGTCGATTTCCGCGAAATTGATTTGAATGAAGAGACAGATGCAGATGTACCTGTACATCTTGTTGGAGAAGCAGCAGGTGTCAAGGAAGGCGGCGTAGTCCAGCACTTCCTGCATGAAATTACAGTTCGTGCACTGCCAGCTGATATTCCGAGTGAAATCGAAGTGAATATCGAAGAATTGAACATCAGTGATGCTTTCACAGTTGCAGATATCATGGAGAATTCCTCTTATAACATCATGACTGATCCTGAGGAAGTCGTCGTATCCATTGCACCACCGACGGAAGAGCCTGAGGAAGAAATGGTGGAAGAAGAAGATCAAGAACCAGAAGTGATCAATGATAAAGAGGGTTCTGAAGAAGAGGAAGAAAAGGAAGACAAGAAAGAAGAAGAATAA
- the ispE gene encoding 4-(cytidine 5'-diphospho)-2-C-methyl-D-erythritol kinase, producing the protein MKYSVKAPAKINLSLDVCHKREDGYHEVEMVMTTIDLADRIELSTHERDEITIESSGGYVPSDSRNLAYQAADLLKKTFNRSEGLHITIDKHIPVSAGLAGGSSDAAATLKGLNYMWDLGLSLDELAELGSQIGSDVAFCVYGGTAIATGRGEKIQRISSPPPCWVVLAKPSIGVSTADVYRNLNLDQIEHPNIDQMVDAIESKDYEAICASLGNVLESVTLNEYPEVRHIKKQMERLGADGVLMSGSGPTVFGLAVHETRAQRIYNGLRGFCNEVYMVRMLGESE; encoded by the coding sequence ATGAAATACTCCGTTAAAGCTCCTGCAAAAATCAATCTTTCATTAGATGTATGTCATAAACGTGAAGACGGCTATCATGAAGTGGAAATGGTCATGACGACGATTGACCTTGCAGACAGAATAGAGTTGAGCACACATGAACGTGATGAAATTACGATTGAATCCTCAGGAGGTTATGTCCCTTCGGACAGTCGTAATTTAGCATACCAGGCAGCAGATCTTTTGAAGAAGACCTTCAACCGTTCCGAAGGCTTACATATTACAATTGATAAGCATATTCCCGTCTCTGCTGGATTAGCAGGTGGGAGCAGTGATGCTGCAGCCACATTGAAAGGTTTGAATTACATGTGGGATCTCGGGCTAAGCTTGGATGAATTGGCTGAACTAGGTTCTCAAATCGGATCTGATGTCGCTTTCTGTGTCTACGGCGGTACAGCAATCGCTACCGGACGTGGGGAAAAAATTCAACGGATTTCTTCGCCGCCGCCTTGTTGGGTCGTGCTGGCGAAACCCTCCATCGGGGTTTCAACTGCTGACGTATACCGGAACTTGAATTTGGATCAAATTGAGCATCCCAACATTGATCAAATGGTCGATGCCATTGAATCCAAGGATTATGAGGCGATTTGTGCATCACTTGGAAATGTCCTTGAATCTGTGACGCTGAATGAGTACCCTGAAGTGCGACACATCAAAAAACAGATGGAAAGACTAGGTGCAGACGGCGTTCTCATGAGCGGAAGCGGCCCCACTGTGTTTGGCCTCGCTGTTCATGAAACACGGGCACAACGTATCTATAATGGGCTTAGAGGGTTCTGCAATGAGGTATATATGGTAAGGATGTTGGGTGAAAGCGAATAG
- a CDS encoding ribose-phosphate diphosphokinase, giving the protein MSKYENSKLKVFTLNSNEHLAQEITEHIGVHMGKCSVQRFSDGEIQINIEESIRGGEVYVIQSTSSPVNENLMELLIMIDALKRASAKTINVVIPYYGYARQDRKARSREPITAKLVANLLETAGATRVISMDLHAPQIQGFFDIPVDQLLGVPILANYFESKNLDDIVVVSPDHGGVTRARKMADRLKAPIAIIDKRRPRPNVSEVMNIVGNIEGKTAILIDDIIDTAGTITLAANALIENGARDVYACCTHPVLSGPAIERIQNSKIKELVVTNTIALPEEKFIDKLTQLSVAQLLGEAIIRVHEQQSVSKLFD; this is encoded by the coding sequence ATGTCCAAGTACGAGAATTCCAAATTGAAAGTATTTACGTTGAACTCTAATGAACATCTAGCTCAAGAAATTACCGAACATATCGGGGTCCATATGGGGAAGTGCTCCGTCCAACGTTTCAGTGATGGTGAGATCCAGATTAATATTGAAGAAAGTATCCGTGGTGGCGAAGTCTACGTCATCCAATCCACTTCTTCACCAGTAAACGAAAATCTGATGGAACTCCTTATCATGATTGATGCGTTGAAGCGTGCATCTGCTAAAACAATCAACGTGGTGATTCCGTATTACGGATATGCAAGACAAGACCGTAAAGCTCGTTCAAGAGAACCGATTACTGCGAAGCTGGTTGCAAATCTTTTGGAAACTGCTGGTGCTACTCGTGTCATTTCAATGGACTTGCACGCGCCACAAATTCAAGGATTTTTCGATATTCCAGTTGATCAGCTGTTGGGCGTACCGATTCTTGCGAATTACTTCGAAAGCAAGAACTTGGACGACATCGTAGTGGTCTCTCCTGATCACGGTGGCGTTACCCGTGCTAGAAAAATGGCGGATCGACTTAAAGCTCCAATTGCGATCATTGATAAGCGCCGCCCTCGTCCGAACGTTTCGGAAGTCATGAATATCGTGGGTAATATCGAAGGAAAAACAGCGATTCTGATTGATGATATCATTGATACAGCGGGTACAATCACACTAGCAGCGAACGCATTGATTGAAAATGGTGCCCGTGATGTATATGCTTGCTGTACACATCCAGTGTTGTCAGGCCCAGCAATTGAACGTATTCAGAATTCAAAGATCAAGGAGCTTGTTGTTACTAACACGATTGCATTACCAGAAGAGAAGTTCATCGACAAATTGACACAGCTTTCTGTGGCACAACTTCTCGGAGAAGCGATCATCCGTGTACACGAACAGCAATCTGTAAGTAAACTTTTTGACTAA
- a CDS encoding small, acid-soluble spore protein, alpha/beta type, producing MSRRRGIMSDRFKEEIAKELGFYDTVQKEGWGAIRSRDAGNMVKRAIELAQQQMSK from the coding sequence ATGAGTAGACGACGCGGCATTATGTCCGACCGTTTTAAAGAAGAAATTGCAAAAGAATTAGGCTTCTATGATACCGTGCAAAAGGAAGGCTGGGGAGCGATCCGCTCTCGGGATGCTGGAAACATGGTAAAACGTGCAATCGAACTTGCACAACAACAAATGTCGAAATAA
- the glmU gene encoding bifunctional UDP-N-acetylglucosamine diphosphorylase/glucosamine-1-phosphate N-acetyltransferase GlmU, translated as MSKRYAVVLAAGKGTRMKSRLYKVLHPVGGKPMVQHVVDQIKEVDVERIVTVIGHGAEKVKDQLGPEVDYVLQEEQLGTGHAVMQTEDLLGDLEGTTLVVCGDTPLISSETMEGLLCHHEKENAKVTLLTAHAEDPTGYGRVIRNEDGTVSKVVEHKDASLQEQAVQEINTGTYCFDNKLLFAALKQVTNDNVQGEYYLPDVIEIAKDLNETVAAYQTPTFEETIGINDRVALSQAEILMKKRINRQHMKNGVTIIDPQQTYIASDVQIGQDTVIYPGTVITGETKIGEECIIGPNTEIKDSQIGNETTVKQSVVHDSEVGDQVAIGPFAHIRPQSNLGNNIKVGNFVEIKKSKMDDGSKASHLSYIGDAEIGKDVNLGCGSITVNYDGKNKHLTKVEDGAFIGCNSNLVAPVTVGKNAYVAAGSTITEDVPGEALSIARARQLNKEGYVSKIQDKQNNLRGE; from the coding sequence ATGTCGAAACGTTATGCAGTTGTGTTAGCAGCTGGAAAAGGTACACGCATGAAATCTCGTTTATATAAAGTATTGCATCCTGTCGGTGGTAAGCCGATGGTGCAACATGTTGTCGATCAAATTAAAGAAGTTGATGTCGAACGGATTGTGACAGTAATCGGTCACGGAGCTGAGAAGGTGAAGGATCAATTAGGTCCTGAAGTCGATTATGTGCTCCAAGAGGAACAGCTAGGAACTGGACATGCTGTCATGCAGACCGAGGACTTACTTGGTGATCTCGAAGGAACGACACTTGTCGTATGTGGTGACACGCCATTGATTTCATCCGAGACAATGGAAGGTCTCTTGTGTCACCATGAGAAGGAAAACGCAAAAGTCACGTTGTTGACAGCACATGCTGAAGATCCAACTGGATATGGAAGGGTCATCCGAAATGAAGATGGGACGGTCTCCAAGGTCGTCGAGCATAAGGATGCTTCTTTACAAGAACAGGCTGTGCAAGAGATAAATACAGGAACGTATTGCTTTGATAACAAGTTGTTATTTGCAGCATTAAAGCAAGTGACCAACGATAATGTTCAAGGTGAATATTATCTTCCGGATGTCATTGAAATCGCCAAAGATTTGAATGAAACCGTGGCAGCTTATCAAACCCCTACTTTTGAAGAAACGATCGGTATTAATGATCGAGTAGCATTGTCTCAAGCAGAAATACTGATGAAGAAACGTATCAACAGGCAGCATATGAAAAACGGTGTGACAATCATTGATCCACAACAAACGTACATCGCTTCTGATGTGCAGATTGGCCAAGACACGGTCATCTATCCAGGTACCGTCATTACCGGTGAAACCAAGATCGGTGAGGAATGCATCATTGGTCCGAACACTGAGATTAAAGACAGTCAGATCGGTAACGAGACGACTGTGAAGCAATCTGTTGTCCATGACAGTGAAGTGGGTGACCAAGTCGCCATCGGTCCGTTTGCCCATATCCGTCCTCAATCGAACCTTGGAAACAATATCAAGGTCGGAAACTTTGTCGAAATCAAGAAGTCAAAAATGGATGATGGAAGTAAAGCCTCCCACTTGAGCTATATCGGCGATGCTGAGATCGGAAAAGATGTAAATCTTGGATGTGGATCGATCACCGTCAACTATGATGGAAAGAACAAACATCTTACTAAGGTTGAAGATGGTGCCTTCATCGGATGCAATTCCAACCTGGTTGCTCCTGTAACCGTAGGAAAGAATGCTTATGTTGCTGCAGGATCCACCATTACGGAGGATGTACCAGGCGAAGCATTATCCATTGCAAGAGCAAGGCAATTGAACAAAGAAGGATACGTTTCCAAAATCCAAGATAAGCAAAACAACCTCAGGGGGGAATAA
- a CDS encoding anti-sigma-F factor Fin, translated as MMAVYYTCKHCKVDIGRLDVNTIETTNLGFNQLTDHEREEYLSYDDQGHVHVKSICEDCYEMLRRNPDYHALDSFIQ; from the coding sequence ATGATGGCGGTTTATTATACGTGTAAGCATTGTAAGGTCGACATTGGAAGGCTTGATGTCAATACAATCGAAACAACAAACCTAGGATTCAATCAGCTGACAGATCATGAACGCGAGGAATATCTATCCTATGATGATCAAGGACATGTTCATGTAAAATCCATATGTGAGGACTGTTATGAAATGCTGAGAAGGAACCCTGATTACCACGCATTGGATTCATTCATACAATGA
- the purR gene encoding pur operon repressor, with translation MKLKRSSRLVDLTRYLLQHPHQLISLSFFSERYGAAKSSISEDLLIIKENFEGQGVGWLVTVPGAAGGVRYIPKVSMEEAQEVVDELKSLLSSSERVLPGGYLYMTDIIGNPAFINKVGRMFASMFADRSVDVVMTVATKGIPLAYAVASYLNVPVVIVRSNSRVTEGSTMSINYVSGSTKRIQTMALAKRSLSSGSNVLIIDDFMKAGGTIKGMMDLLQEFDASMAGIGVLVESEEEVQERLVEDYISVARLSHVDARQKQIQVEAGNYLDRMESEKE, from the coding sequence ATGAAGTTGAAGCGAAGTAGCAGACTTGTGGATTTGACAAGATACCTCCTCCAGCATCCGCATCAACTGATCTCCCTTTCTTTTTTTAGTGAACGATACGGTGCCGCAAAATCTTCCATAAGTGAAGATTTATTGATCATTAAAGAAAATTTTGAAGGGCAAGGAGTAGGCTGGCTCGTAACAGTGCCTGGTGCAGCTGGTGGTGTCCGATACATACCTAAAGTTTCTATGGAAGAAGCCCAGGAAGTCGTTGATGAACTTAAGAGCTTGTTAAGTTCATCAGAACGTGTTTTACCTGGGGGATACCTTTATATGACGGACATCATCGGGAATCCTGCTTTCATCAACAAGGTAGGCCGTATGTTTGCCTCGATGTTTGCAGACCGTTCGGTCGATGTTGTGATGACCGTTGCTACCAAAGGCATCCCATTAGCCTATGCCGTTGCGTCTTACCTGAATGTACCTGTCGTGATTGTACGCAGTAACAGTCGAGTAACGGAAGGTTCGACCATGAGTATCAATTATGTATCCGGTTCGACGAAAAGGATACAAACGATGGCATTGGCGAAAAGAAGTTTGTCTTCAGGATCAAACGTCCTTATCATCGATGATTTCATGAAAGCTGGCGGAACGATCAAGGGCATGATGGACTTACTTCAAGAGTTCGACGCTTCGATGGCTGGTATCGGTGTATTGGTCGAATCAGAAGAAGAGGTTCAGGAGAGGCTTGTCGAAGATTATATATCGGTCGCTCGACTTTCGCATGTTGATGCGAGACAGAAACAGATCCAAGTTGAAGCTGGAAATTATCTTGATCGAATGGAGAGTGAGAAAGAATGA
- the yabG gene encoding sporulation peptidase YabG, giving the protein MSIQVGDIVGRRSYHCDLLFRITYISEDQKIAELAGEDMRLIADAPLEDLVVMNGDEQQERRKKIKEKEKSSYRLFRQDYQLLRHKMEYSATGGYDKNNSYFRLPGKVLHVDGDPYYLNKCLELYKKLNVPVFGIHMKESEMPEKVPALIDEVAPDILVITGHDAYIRSKGEISDLQAYRHSKYFVRTVKDARKKNPNLDQMMIFAGACQSHFESLIRAGANFASSPSRVNIHALDPVYIVSKVSFTSFYDRINVWEVLRNTITGDDGLGGVETTGFLRTGMPIKDPENSNNSSTANANV; this is encoded by the coding sequence ATGTCTATACAGGTAGGAGATATTGTCGGGCGACGCTCATATCATTGTGACCTTCTGTTCCGGATAACATATATATCAGAAGATCAAAAAATAGCTGAACTTGCTGGGGAGGATATGAGACTGATTGCGGATGCCCCTTTAGAAGATCTTGTTGTCATGAATGGTGATGAACAACAAGAACGTCGGAAAAAGATCAAAGAAAAGGAAAAATCATCTTACCGATTGTTTCGTCAAGATTATCAGCTCCTTCGACATAAAATGGAGTACTCCGCTACGGGGGGTTATGACAAAAACAACTCCTATTTCAGGCTGCCCGGTAAAGTGCTGCATGTCGATGGAGATCCTTATTATCTGAACAAATGCCTGGAGTTATATAAAAAGTTGAACGTACCCGTATTTGGCATCCACATGAAAGAATCGGAAATGCCTGAGAAGGTCCCCGCCTTAATCGATGAAGTAGCTCCAGATATTCTAGTCATTACAGGTCACGATGCCTATATCCGTTCTAAAGGGGAAATTTCCGACCTGCAAGCTTATCGGCATTCGAAGTATTTTGTACGAACCGTAAAGGATGCAAGGAAGAAAAACCCGAACCTCGACCAGATGATGATTTTTGCGGGTGCTTGTCAATCGCATTTTGAATCGTTAATCCGAGCAGGAGCCAATTTTGCAAGTTCACCATCTAGAGTCAACATACACGCGCTGGATCCGGTGTATATCGTCTCAAAGGTAAGCTTCACCTCGTTTTACGATCGAATTAATGTTTGGGAGGTCTTGAGGAACACCATCACTGGCGACGATGGTCTAGGTGGGGTGGAGACAACAGGTTTCCTAAGGACAGGAATGCCGATAAAGGATCCTGAAAACAGCAATAACTCCTCTACAGCTAACGCGAATGTATAG
- the rsmA gene encoding 16S rRNA (adenine(1518)-N(6)/adenine(1519)-N(6))-dimethyltransferase RsmA codes for MRKDISTPQYTRSIIDKHKFTFKKSLGQNFLIDRNILDKIVSTAGITSETGVIEIGPGIGSLTEQLAKHAKKVTAFEIDLRLIPILKDTLSPYPHVNVIHQDVLEADLHDMIKNDYSEIEDIMVVANLPYYVTTPIIMKLLTEQLPIRGIVVMIQKEVADRMAAKPGNKNYGSLSIAVQYYAEAKSEVKVPKTVFVPQPNVDSSVISLTLRKQPPVEVTDEAFFFEVVRASFAQRRKTLLNNLQNNLLSKDQKPLIEEILQELDIDGRRRGESLTIGEFAKLSNGLLKLK; via the coding sequence ATGAGAAAAGATATCTCTACCCCTCAATATACAAGATCGATTATTGATAAGCATAAATTCACTTTCAAAAAAAGTCTCGGTCAAAACTTCTTGATCGATCGGAACATACTCGACAAAATTGTGAGTACAGCAGGAATAACGTCTGAAACGGGCGTGATCGAAATTGGACCGGGAATCGGTTCCTTAACTGAGCAATTGGCCAAACATGCCAAAAAAGTAACAGCATTCGAAATTGATCTACGTCTTATACCAATTTTGAAGGACACGTTATCTCCATACCCACATGTGAACGTTATCCATCAGGATGTTTTGGAAGCGGACCTTCACGACATGATTAAAAATGATTATTCGGAAATAGAAGACATTATGGTGGTGGCCAATTTACCCTACTACGTTACGACACCCATCATCATGAAGCTGTTGACTGAACAGCTGCCGATCCGTGGCATCGTCGTAATGATTCAGAAGGAAGTAGCGGATCGGATGGCGGCAAAGCCGGGTAACAAGAATTACGGCTCGCTGTCGATCGCCGTTCAATATTATGCTGAAGCGAAATCAGAAGTGAAAGTACCGAAAACGGTTTTTGTTCCTCAGCCGAACGTCGACTCCTCTGTCATTTCGTTGACGTTACGAAAACAGCCCCCAGTTGAAGTAACCGATGAAGCATTTTTCTTCGAGGTTGTACGGGCAAGCTTTGCACAACGGAGAAAGACTTTATTAAACAACTTACAAAACAACCTTCTTTCAAAGGATCAGAAGCCTTTAATCGAAGAGATTTTACAAGAGCTTGATATCGACGGAAGGCGTAGAGGTGAATCGCTGACGATCGGTGAATTTGCAAAGCTTTCAAACGGCTTATTGAAATTAAAATAG
- the spoVG gene encoding septation regulator SpoVG: MEVTDVRLRRVNTDGRMKAIASITIDHEFVVHDIRVIDGNNGMFVAMPSKRTPDGEFRDIAHPITSNTREKIQTAVLTEYHRVGELESALEEAGAS, from the coding sequence ATGGAAGTAACTGACGTAAGACTTCGACGAGTGAACACAGATGGGCGTATGAAGGCAATTGCTTCAATTACCATCGATCATGAATTCGTAGTTCATGATATCCGGGTGATTGACGGTAACAATGGAATGTTTGTGGCAATGCCGAGCAAAAGAACGCCAGATGGAGAATTCCGTGATATCGCACATCCAATCACATCCAACACTCGTGAGAAGATTCAGACAGCTGTGTTAACCGAATACCATCGTGTAGGGGAATTAGAGTCAGCACTAGAAGAAGCGGGTGCATCCTAA
- the pth gene encoding aminoacyl-tRNA hydrolase, with product MLNKIKQLLKKEGYEDMKVIAGLGNPGNKYEETRHNVGFKVIDQLSDSLSIPLNKQKFNGLFGIGEVNGHKICLLKPLTYMNRSGDSIIPLMNYYKVKQDDLLVIYDDLDLAPGKLRLREKGSAGGHNGMKSIIQHLGNQDFKRIRIGIGRPEHGEPVHEYVLKSFRPDQKQAIEESLQRSAEACENWIDTPFLQVMNRYNG from the coding sequence ATGCTGAACAAGATCAAACAGTTGTTGAAAAAGGAAGGATATGAAGACATGAAGGTAATAGCGGGTCTAGGGAACCCAGGGAATAAATATGAAGAGACGCGCCATAATGTAGGATTCAAAGTAATTGATCAGCTATCGGATTCGTTATCGATTCCGTTGAATAAGCAAAAGTTTAACGGCCTATTTGGCATAGGGGAAGTGAACGGGCATAAAATATGTTTACTGAAACCATTAACCTACATGAACCGTTCAGGTGATTCAATCATCCCGCTTATGAACTATTATAAGGTCAAACAAGACGATCTTCTTGTCATCTATGATGACCTGGATCTTGCTCCTGGTAAGCTCCGGTTACGTGAAAAAGGAAGTGCAGGAGGTCATAATGGGATGAAGTCCATCATCCAGCATCTAGGTAACCAAGATTTCAAGCGAATCCGGATTGGGATCGGAAGACCTGAGCATGGAGAACCCGTCCATGAGTATGTGTTGAAATCATTTCGCCCTGATCAAAAGCAAGCGATCGAAGAATCACTCCAACGATCCGCTGAGGCTTGTGAAAACTGGATTGACACGCCATTCCTTCAAGTGATGAACCGATATAACGGGTGA